A segment of the Pseudomonas serboccidentalis genome:
ACCGCCAGCATGCCGACACTGACCTGTTCGTGCAGCAACGTCGCGGCCAGCGCCAGGCCGAAAAACGGTTGCAGCAATTGCAGCTGTCCGACGGCGGCAATCCCGCCCTGAGCCAGGCCGCGGTACCAGAACACGAAGCCGATCAGCATGCTGAACAACGACACGTAGCCCAGGCATATCCAGGCCGAAACGCTGATGGTGCGCAATGACGCGGGCGCCAGCCAGAGACTGGTCAGCGCCATCAGCGGCAAGGACAGTACCAGCGCCCAGCAGATCACCTGCCAGCCACCGAGGGTGCGCGACAGTTTCGCGCCTTCGGCATACCCCAGGCCGCAGGCCAGAATTGCCCCCAGCATCAGCAAGTCACCGGTAGGCGAGGCGGTCAGCCCCTGGGACAGGGCGAAGCCAACCACCAGCGCGCTGCCCAGCATCGAGAAGATCCAGAATACCGGGCGCGGTCTTTCGCCGCCGCGCAAGACAGCGAAGATCGCCGTGGCCAGCGGCAGTAATCCTACAAACACAATCGAATGCGCTGACGTCACGTGTTGCAGTGCCAACGCCGTCAGCAACGGAAAGCCCAGCACCACGCCCAGTGCGACGATCACCAGCGACAGCCACTGATTGCGCGCCGGACGTCGTTCGCGAAACAGCCACAACAGGCACACCGCACACAGCCCGGCGATGGCTGCGCGCAACACCGTGAGAAACACCGGATCGAACTCCAGCACCGCCAGCCGCGTGGCCGGCAGTGAGCCGCTGAAGATCACCACGCCGATAAAGCCATTGATCCAGCCGCTGGTTTTTTCCAGAGCCGGGTTCACCCGGTTCGAAGTCTGTTCCATACAAGGTCGCGCTCAAAAGGTGGGGTTGCTTTCGAGCAATCCTGGGGCCGAGAATCAGGACAATCAAATAATTGTCATGGATACATCCGGCATGCCGCGCTCCCGCTACAAGACCCTCGTTGACACCTATGCCGCGGACATTCGCTCGGGGCGCCTGGCGCCCGGAACGCGCCTGCCAACCCACCGTGAACTGGCAGCCCGGGAAGGATTGGCGCTGGTCACCGCGTCGCGGGTGTACGCCGAGCTCGAGGCGATGGGGCTGGTCAGCGGTGAAACCGGGCGCGGGACGTTTGTGCGCGAAACCTCATTGTCGCCGGGGCAGGGCATCGATCAGAAAGACGTCGCGGTGGGCATGATCGACCTCAATTTCAATTACCCGTCGCTGCCCGGTCAGGCCGATCTGTTACGCAGCGCATTGCGCCAACTGGCGCTGTCGGGGGATCTGGAAGCCTTGCTGCGTTATCAACCCCACGCCGGGCGCCAGCATGAGCGCGCCTCGATTGCGCGGCATTTGCACGACCGCGGAGTGCAGGTGGAAGCCGGGCAAATACTGATCGTCAATGGTGCCCAGCAAGGGTTGGCGGTGACGCTGATGGCCTTGCTCAAACCCGGCGATGTGATTGCGGCGGATGCGCTGACCTATTCCGGCTTCAAGGTGCTGGCCGAAGCCCTGCATCTGGAAGTGGTGGCTATCCCGCTTGGTGATCACGGGCCGGATCTTGTGGCGCTGGACAAACTTTGCCGCAGCCGTTCGGTGCGTGCCGTGTACAGCATGCCGACGCTGCACAATCCGTTGGGTTGGGTGACGCCGATTGAACAGCGCGAGCAATTGGTCGCACTCGCCCGGCGGCATGATCTGACGATCATCGAAGACGCGGCCTACGCCTTTCTGGTGGAAAACCCACCACGTACGCTGGTCGACCTGGCGCCGGAGCGCACGGTGTATGTGTCGGGACTCTCGAAGAACATCGCCACTGGCCTGCGCGTTGGTTTCATTGCGGCGCCACTGCACACGGTGCCAGCGTTGGAGCGAATCATCCGCGCCACCACCTGGAACACCCCCGGCGTGATGACCGCGATGGCTTGCGGTTGGCTCGACGATGGCACCGTCACCCAGCTGGAACAACAAAAACGCCACGACGCCAGGGCCCGCCAAGCGCTGGCCGCCGAGTTGCTGCAGGGGCTGACCTGCATCGGCCATCCGTCCTCATATTTCCTGTGGTTGCCGTTGCCGGAAGACGTGCGCGCGGATCAGATTGTGGTCGAGTTGATGCATGAGCAGATTTCGGTCACCACCGCCGAACCGTTTGCGGTGTCGGCGCATGTGCCGCATGCCATCCGGCTGGCGTTGGGGTCAGTGCAAATGGAGGTGTTGCGGCAGGCGTTGATCACCGTCAGGAAGGTTATCGGCGCTTACCTGTAAAAGACACCTCCTGTGAAAACACGCCTGCGGCGAGGGCGCTTGCCCCCTCTGCGGTGAGCTCGCTGCGCAGGCCAGCGGGGGCAAGCGCTCTCGCCACAAAATGTTAGCCTTGGCTCAACTGCACCACACCGTTCTGGATCGCCCGATGAATAACACCGTTTCATTTCTTCTTGCCCTGACCGCCACCGCCATGCTGTTCAGCTCAACCACCCGCGCCGCCGGCGACCCCGCCGCCGGCGAAAAAATCTTCCCGCGCCTGTGCGGCGGTTGCCACCAGGTAGGCCCGGACGCGCGCCCGGGGTTCGGCCCGCCACTCAACGGCATCATCGGCCGGGCGGCAGGGACCTCGGCCAATTATGTGTATTCCGATGCGATGAAAAACTCTGGCGTGACCTGGGATCGCTCCACGCTGACCGCGTATCTGAAAGACCCCAAAGGCGTGGTGCCGGGCACGCGGATGATTTTCTGGGGGCTGAGCGATGAGGAGAAGATTGATAATTTGCTGGCGTATCTGCAGCAGTATTCCCATTAAAGTTTTGGCTCGGCCTGGACGACGGACCACGGCATGAAACGTGTCGAACCGATACTAATGAGCCACCACCTCCGGTAGAGTGTGCGCCGCCCGAGAGATGGATCCCGGGCTACTACCCATGGAGTTTGTAGTGAAATATCTGAGCAAAGTAGTCGCCGCCGCACTGTTCGGTGTGGTTCTGGCAGGTTGCACCGGCACCCCGATGAACACCAAACAATATGACAGCAGCCAATACACCGTGCTTGGCCACAGCGAAGCGACCGCCACCGGCCTGATGCTGTTCGGCGTGATCCCGATCCGGCAGAACAGCCGCTTCGTGCGTGCCCAGACCGCGGCCATCAACGCCAAGGGCGGCGATGCCATGATCAACACTCAAGTTCAGGAAAACTGGTTCTGGGCATGGGTTCTGAGCGGCTACACCACCAAGATTTCCGGTGATGTGATCAAGCTGAAAACCGCTCAGTAAGCAGTGGTTGAACGCAAAAGCCCGGCTGATCAGGCCGGGCTTTTTTATTGGACTGCACTGGGGGAGTCGATTCAGGCGACGCGACGCTCGATCAGACGATCCGCACCACCTTCGGCCACTCGGCGTTCCATCAGACGATCAGAGCCACCTTCAGCAACGCGGCGTTCCATCAGACGATCCGAACCGCCTTCAGCCACTCGGCGTTCCATCAGACGATCAGAGCCACCTTCAGCCACACGGCGCTCCAGCAAACGATCCGAGCCACCTTCGGCCACACGGCGCTCCAGCAAACGATCAGAACCACCTTCAGCCAAACGGCTTTCAATCAACTTGTCCGAGCCGCCTTCAGCGACCAGGGTGTGAGCGGGTGTTGCTGCAAAAGCGTTAACTGCAAGAACCGAGAAAGCGATGCCGAGGATGGTTTGGCGTTTCATGATCGTGTGCTCCGGGGTGTAGTGGGTTTGTCTGGAGCCGATGTTACGCCGCGGATTTTTTATGAGAACTTCATTGGCGTGATGGTGACTATCGACGCCAGCAATGTGTGCCGCAACCCTTGGTTCAGGCGCCTGCAGCCCGAATACACAGCTCTCCGGTGGCACGGGTCAGGGCCAGATCGTGCAGGGCATCGTGGGTCAGACCCTGGCGCGCCTTGGCCAGCCAGGCCGGACAGTCGGGGTCGCGCCGATAGGGCACGAAGTCGGCGTACTGCTGCAGCAGGCGGCTTTGCAACTCGTCCAGCTGCGGGCGAATCTGTTTCGCCAGATCCGGTCGCGGCGTGTCCGGTGCACGACCTGCCGCCTGCCATTGCGCCAGCAGTCCGTACTGCACCAGTTTGTTGGCCTCCATTTGCGCGGCGATCAACTGGGCCACGTCTTCGGGATCGAGCTTGCGCTCGCTGGCCAGCGTCCGGGCATTGGCGATGACTTGCGCCTCGCGCGGGCTGTCCTGAATCGGCTTGCCGCTGTCCCATTTGGTCAGGGCCACGAGGTCGCCGATGTTCAGGCGTTCGTTCAGGGTGGTCAGCAAAGGACGCAACGTTTCGGCGGGCGCAGGAGCCTCGGCGGCGTGAGCCATGTGGCTGAAAAGAACCAGCAGGGAACAAGTCAGAGTATTTCGCAAAGGGGTCATGGGCAGGCGCGATCCACGGATAAGAGTGTCGCCATTTAAGCCTTGAGTGGACTCGATGTCGACCGACTTTAACCCGGCTATCTAGCGTAATATCCCTCGCATCTCCCACCCCGAGACGGATCCTCAATGCAAACCCCCACCGCCACCAAACCGCTGTGGCAAACCTACCTGCTGTTCCTCGCGCCGATGGTGCTGTCCAACTTTCTGCAATCGATGTCCGGCACGGTCAACAGCATCTACATCGGGCAGATGCTCGGTACGCAGGCGTTGGCGGCGGTGTCGGGGATGTTTCCGGTGATCTTTTTCTTTATCGCGCTGGTGATCGGGTTGGGGGCGGGCGCGGGGGTGTTGATCGGTCAGGCGTGGGGGGCGCGCGAGGCGCACATGGTCAAGGCGATTGCCGGAGCGACCTTGCTGTTGGGCGTGTTGATCGGCCTGGCGGCGGCGGTGCTCGGCAGCGTGTTTGCGCGCCAGGCGTTGCAGGGCTTGGGGACGCCGGCGGATGTGCTGGACGATGCGGTGGCGTATGCGCATGTGATGATGTGGATTCTGCCGTCGATGCTGGTGTTTGTGTTGTTCACGCAATTGCTGCGCGGGGTCAGCGACACCGTGTCGCCACTGTTGGCGTTGATGGTGTCGACGTGCGTCGGGCTGGCGCTGACGCCGGCGTTGATTCGCGGCTGGTTCGGTTTGCCGCAGTTGGGGATTCAGAGTGCGGCGTTCGCCGGGCTGGCGGGCAACCTGTCGGCGATGGCGTGGCTGGCGTGGCGGCTGATTCGCAAGCAGCATCCGCTGGCGCCGGATCGCGAGTTCTTCGCCGCGCTGCGGCTGGACGGTGCGATTCTCGGCAAGGTGCTGCGCATCGGCCTGCCGACCGGGGTGCAGATGATCGTGTTGTCACTCTCGGAACTGGTGATTCTGGCGCTGGTCAACCGGCACGGCTCGCAGGCCACGGCGGCGTATGGCGCGGTGACGCAGATCGTCAACTACGTGCAGTTCCCGGCGCTGTCGATTGCGATCACCGCGTCGATCCTTGGCGCCCAGGCCATCGGTGCCGGGCGCCTGGAACGCCTGGCGCCGATCCTGCGCACCGGGCTGTTGATCAACGTCTGCCTCACCGGCGGTTTGATTGTGCTCGGTTATCTGTTGTCGCACTGGCTGCTGGGCCTGTTCCTGACCGAAGATTCGACCCGGGCGATGGCGGAGCACTTGTTGCACATCATGCTCTGGAGTCTGTTGGTGTTCGGCTTCCAGGCAATCATCGGCGGCATCATGCGCGCCAGCGGCACGGTGCTGGTGCCGGTGGCGATCGCGATTATCTGTGTGGTTGGCGTGCAACTGCCGGCGGCTTACTGGCTGGATGGGCAGTACGGTTTGCAAGGCGTGTGGATGGCGTTTCCGGTGGCGTATCTGGGCATGCTGGTGCTGCAGACCCTGTATTACAAACTGGTCTGGCAGCATCAGAAGATCGAGCGTCTGGTCTGAAGAGGGCGAAGCAGGGCGGCCTGATGCACGTCGACGGTAAAATGACATGGCGTAACCGCGGGTTGTTTGCTTAAGTCAGTCGAGGCCTCGAAGGTTTGCCCTGTCCGGAGGATCCCATGCGTGCCCGATTCACCGCTGCGGCACTGTTTGCCTGCCTGTGCGTCATGAGTGCCGCGCAGGCCGCTGAATACACCCGCGTCAACACCACTGCCAGCCAGATCAGTTTCACCTACAACCAGATGGGCGCGCTGATGTACGGCACCTTCGGCAAGTTCGACGCGACGTTGCAGTTCGACAGCGACAACCTCGCCGGCGCCCACACCACGTTGCACATCGACCTCAACAGCATCGATGCCGGCAGCACCGACGCCAACACCGAGCTGGTGAAACCGGCGTGGTTCGACACCCAGCGCTTTCCCGTGGCGGTGTTCGAGTCCAGCCGGTTTACCCGGGTGATCGACAATCACTATCTGATCGCCGGCCAGCTCACCCTTAAAGGCA
Coding sequences within it:
- a CDS encoding DMT family transporter, with product MEQTSNRVNPALEKTSGWINGFIGVVIFSGSLPATRLAVLEFDPVFLTVLRAAIAGLCAVCLLWLFRERRPARNQWLSLVIVALGVVLGFPLLTALALQHVTSAHSIVFVGLLPLATAIFAVLRGGERPRPVFWIFSMLGSALVVGFALSQGLTASPTGDLLMLGAILACGLGYAEGAKLSRTLGGWQVICWALVLSLPLMALTSLWLAPASLRTISVSAWICLGYVSLFSMLIGFVFWYRGLAQGGIAAVGQLQLLQPFFGLALAATLLHEQVSVGMLAVTLGVILCVAGAKKFAR
- a CDS encoding MATE family efflux transporter, which translates into the protein MQTPTATKPLWQTYLLFLAPMVLSNFLQSMSGTVNSIYIGQMLGTQALAAVSGMFPVIFFFIALVIGLGAGAGVLIGQAWGAREAHMVKAIAGATLLLGVLIGLAAAVLGSVFARQALQGLGTPADVLDDAVAYAHVMMWILPSMLVFVLFTQLLRGVSDTVSPLLALMVSTCVGLALTPALIRGWFGLPQLGIQSAAFAGLAGNLSAMAWLAWRLIRKQHPLAPDREFFAALRLDGAILGKVLRIGLPTGVQMIVLSLSELVILALVNRHGSQATAAYGAVTQIVNYVQFPALSIAITASILGAQAIGAGRLERLAPILRTGLLINVCLTGGLIVLGYLLSHWLLGLFLTEDSTRAMAEHLLHIMLWSLLVFGFQAIIGGIMRASGTVLVPVAIAIICVVGVQLPAAYWLDGQYGLQGVWMAFPVAYLGMLVLQTLYYKLVWQHQKIERLV
- a CDS encoding YceI family protein, which produces MRARFTAAALFACLCVMSAAQAAEYTRVNTTASQISFTYNQMGALMYGTFGKFDATLQFDSDNLAGAHTTLHIDLNSIDAGSTDANTELVKPAWFDTQRFPVAVFESSRFTRVIDNHYLIAGQLTLKGITREVQVPVELKPGSAIGIFDGELVLKRDQFGLGAGEWADTVVSNDIAIKFKVVAPQQ
- a CDS encoding chorismate mutase — protein: MTPLRNTLTCSLLVLFSHMAHAAEAPAPAETLRPLLTTLNERLNIGDLVALTKWDSGKPIQDSPREAQVIANARTLASERKLDPEDVAQLIAAQMEANKLVQYGLLAQWQAAGRAPDTPRPDLAKQIRPQLDELQSRLLQQYADFVPYRRDPDCPAWLAKARQGLTHDALHDLALTRATGELCIRAAGA
- a CDS encoding c-type cytochrome is translated as MNNTVSFLLALTATAMLFSSTTRAAGDPAAGEKIFPRLCGGCHQVGPDARPGFGPPLNGIIGRAAGTSANYVYSDAMKNSGVTWDRSTLTAYLKDPKGVVPGTRMIFWGLSDEEKIDNLLAYLQQYSH
- a CDS encoding PLP-dependent aminotransferase family protein, with protein sequence MPRSRYKTLVDTYAADIRSGRLAPGTRLPTHRELAAREGLALVTASRVYAELEAMGLVSGETGRGTFVRETSLSPGQGIDQKDVAVGMIDLNFNYPSLPGQADLLRSALRQLALSGDLEALLRYQPHAGRQHERASIARHLHDRGVQVEAGQILIVNGAQQGLAVTLMALLKPGDVIAADALTYSGFKVLAEALHLEVVAIPLGDHGPDLVALDKLCRSRSVRAVYSMPTLHNPLGWVTPIEQREQLVALARRHDLTIIEDAAYAFLVENPPRTLVDLAPERTVYVSGLSKNIATGLRVGFIAAPLHTVPALERIIRATTWNTPGVMTAMACGWLDDGTVTQLEQQKRHDARARQALAAELLQGLTCIGHPSSYFLWLPLPEDVRADQIVVELMHEQISVTTAEPFAVSAHVPHAIRLALGSVQMEVLRQALITVRKVIGAYL